A genome region from Flavobacterium sp. CFS9 includes the following:
- a CDS encoding PRTRC system protein C has product MLLATHLQRVFIIIEKGQQIRLSDPEPRWSVEAVLNFYAPTYPILTTSKISAPVIKDDMVEYRFETVMGTKG; this is encoded by the coding sequence ATGTTACTAGCAACACACTTACAGCGGGTTTTCATAATCATCGAAAAGGGACAGCAGATAAGGCTGAGCGACCCCGAACCTAGATGGAGCGTCGAGGCGGTGCTGAATTTCTACGCCCCGACGTACCCTATCCTGACGACCTCCAAAATTTCAGCGCCAGTCATCAAGGACGACATGGTCGAATACCGATTCGAAACCGTAATGGGAACTAAAGGATAA
- a CDS encoding PRTRC system protein B, which yields MNNAKDITSQLGVLYHPKSALVFYQSQSAERTVYVEHFDMDKDGTPVNAHPLTEREAQALAKALVTDKQKQTAFLKSEGILAANILHIIPSLDRGAVLWYTKPQKRTLHFIESLGIADGRASLPAMIWQATRNGLRVFAVVGNRRPTENTPLFHAPLLNIYEDGRVCMGSVSIRIKNSASLEEFTGAWEDYFFNSYFSHLMGNNSPVKGCCISLWKDLIESGRPFPNEVLKKNSRTLKSLLP from the coding sequence ATGAATAATGCAAAAGATATTACCAGCCAGTTGGGCGTCCTTTACCATCCAAAGTCCGCACTTGTATTCTATCAGAGCCAGTCTGCGGAAAGGACGGTGTATGTGGAGCATTTCGATATGGACAAGGACGGAACGCCAGTCAATGCACACCCGCTGACTGAGCGTGAGGCGCAGGCGCTTGCCAAGGCACTGGTAACCGACAAGCAGAAGCAGACCGCCTTTCTCAAATCCGAAGGCATCCTTGCAGCAAACATACTGCACATCATTCCAAGCCTTGACAGGGGCGCTGTGCTTTGGTACACCAAACCCCAAAAAAGAACCCTGCACTTTATAGAAAGCCTCGGCATTGCGGACGGCAGGGCTAGCCTGCCCGCCATGATATGGCAGGCGACAAGAAACGGTCTCAGGGTCTTTGCAGTTGTCGGAAACAGAAGACCTACAGAGAATACACCGCTATTTCACGCACCTCTTCTGAACATCTACGAGGATGGAAGGGTTTGCATGGGGTCGGTCAGCATCAGGATTAAGAACTCCGCCTCGCTTGAAGAATTTACAGGCGCTTGGGAGGATTATTTCTTCAACAGCTACTTCAGCCACCTTATGGGTAACAACAGTCCCGTAAAAGGCTGCTGCATAAGCCTGTGGAAAGACCTCATTGAATCAGGACGACCTTTCCCAAACGAAGTACTGAAAAAAAACAGCAGAACACTTAAAAGCCTTTTGCCATGA
- a CDS encoding PRTRC system ThiF family protein — protein sequence MKAVKTKMHFADPYLVSPTNPLTVNLIGAGGTGSKVLTALMEMNYSLVALGHAGLSVRLWDDDLITDANLGRQRFAPCETGLYKSAALINRANRFMGTDWKAESVKFEKDALGRPPKNAQANVYITCTDSVQSRFDVAEILASLQRNSAQRDTPKYWMDFGNSQYTGQVVLSTISEIRQPDSQIYQTVPALPFVTDEFGELLKESEALDGTPSCSLAESLEKQDLFINSALAQLGCSLLWNLFRFGMTENRGFFLNLKNFQSNPLKV from the coding sequence ATGAAAGCAGTAAAGACCAAAATGCATTTTGCAGACCCTTATCTCGTCAGCCCCACAAACCCGCTGACCGTAAACCTTATAGGCGCAGGCGGTACAGGCTCGAAAGTGCTGACCGCCCTCATGGAAATGAATTACAGCCTCGTGGCGCTCGGACATGCGGGACTGTCCGTCCGCCTTTGGGATGACGACCTGATAACCGATGCCAATCTCGGCAGACAGCGCTTCGCACCCTGCGAAACAGGCCTGTACAAATCCGCTGCCCTTATCAACCGTGCCAACCGCTTCATGGGTACGGACTGGAAAGCCGAAAGCGTAAAATTTGAAAAGGATGCGCTTGGAAGACCGCCAAAAAATGCGCAGGCAAACGTTTACATCACCTGCACGGACAGCGTGCAGTCCCGATTTGATGTTGCGGAAATCCTCGCCTCACTTCAACGAAACAGCGCGCAGAGGGACACTCCAAAATACTGGATGGATTTCGGCAACAGCCAGTATACGGGGCAGGTCGTACTGTCCACCATTTCGGAAATCAGACAGCCCGATTCCCAAATCTATCAAACCGTCCCTGCCCTGCCCTTTGTCACCGACGAATTCGGGGAACTGCTCAAAGAATCCGAAGCGCTTGACGGCACACCGAGCTGTTCGCTTGCCGAAAGCCTAGAAAAGCAGGATCTGTTTATCAACTCGGCTCTTGCGCAGTTGGGATGCTCGCTCCTTTGGAATCTGTTCCGTTTCGGGATGACCGAAAACAGGGGATTCTTCCTGAACCTCAAAAACTTCCAGTCCAATCCACTTAAGGTGTGA
- a CDS encoding AraC family transcriptional regulator yields the protein MKKSVTIKSKIESAELIKVSTFRKGIRKTEPHKHSSYFEIIYLSQGSGTHTIDYTQFPILPPTVFFVRKEQVHHWDIASVPEGYVLLLKKGFVDKSLDSELKRILSQVSALSCLHLEQNNAISILFQLLIDEKDFSVTEGILKALLAKIISTPASFPVNKHKTNNTILLFRELLNQTDDLKNNVAHYAGQLNTTPQNLNAICRKELNQPAADVIAEYMISEAKRLLLYTDNTVSEVAYTLNFNDTSHFIKYFKRHTGSTPQVFRSL from the coding sequence TTGAAAAAATCCGTAACCATAAAGAGTAAAATTGAATCTGCAGAACTGATAAAAGTTTCAACATTCAGAAAAGGCATCCGCAAAACAGAACCGCATAAACACAGCAGTTATTTTGAAATTATATATCTGTCGCAGGGAAGCGGTACGCACACTATTGATTATACACAATTCCCTATACTACCGCCAACTGTATTTTTTGTCCGAAAAGAACAAGTACATCATTGGGATATTGCCTCAGTACCTGAAGGTTATGTATTGCTCCTGAAAAAAGGATTTGTTGATAAATCGCTGGATAGTGAGCTGAAAAGAATTTTGTCTCAGGTAAGTGCATTAAGCTGCCTTCATCTTGAGCAGAACAATGCCATATCAATATTATTTCAGTTGCTTATTGATGAGAAAGATTTCAGTGTGACAGAAGGGATATTAAAGGCATTATTGGCAAAAATCATCAGTACTCCTGCATCTTTTCCTGTCAATAAACATAAGACCAATAACACTATCTTGTTATTTAGGGAGCTCCTCAATCAGACAGATGATTTAAAAAATAATGTTGCTCACTATGCCGGGCAATTAAACACGACGCCCCAAAATCTAAATGCTATCTGTAGAAAAGAGCTCAATCAGCCAGCGGCAGATGTTATAGCAGAATACATGATTAGTGAGGCAAAAAGATTATTGCTCTATACCGATAATACTGTTTCAGAAGTAGCGTATACTTTAAACTTTAATGACACTTCTCACTTTATAAAATATTTCAAGCGTCATACAGGTTCCACACCGCAGGTATTTCGCAGTCTTTAA
- a CDS encoding phosphatase PAP2 family protein has product MIESIKQLDIDILLWLNGSHSEFWDNVMWFASEKYTWLPFYGFLLSMLIWKYRKDGIFMILLIVLLITISDQLASGIFKPIFERLRPSHNPDLINKLHIVNNYRGGKFGFISSHAANVFSLVFYLTLVARDKLKWLPFVLIPWAVFVSLSRVYLGVHYPADIVVPAVLSIPIALLVARIYNLYNPIIIKKFA; this is encoded by the coding sequence ATGATAGAGTCTATAAAACAATTAGATATAGATATCCTGCTTTGGCTAAATGGCAGCCATAGTGAGTTTTGGGATAATGTAATGTGGTTTGCCAGTGAAAAATACACATGGCTCCCTTTTTATGGATTTTTGTTATCGATGTTGATTTGGAAATATCGAAAAGATGGGATTTTTATGATATTGCTGATAGTTTTACTGATCACTATAAGTGACCAGCTGGCTTCAGGAATATTCAAACCAATATTTGAAAGATTACGACCTAGCCACAATCCTGATTTAATAAATAAGCTGCACATTGTTAATAATTACAGAGGTGGAAAGTTTGGTTTCATATCATCCCATGCAGCCAATGTTTTTTCCTTGGTATTCTACCTGACGCTCGTAGCCCGGGACAAACTGAAATGGCTGCCTTTTGTTCTTATCCCCTGGGCAGTATTTGTCAGTCTTAGCAGGGTTTATCTTGGAGTGCATTATCCAGCAGATATTGTTGTTCCAGCCGTTCTGAGTATTCCTATTGCTTTGCTTGTGGCCCGAATTTACAATTTGTATAATCCGATTATAATAAAAAAATTCGCTTAA
- a CDS encoding DoxX family protein, with translation MFKKIINTDNSKTTIIIRLIVGAVFFSEGVQKFLFPAIRGAGRFEKIGFPSPDFLGSFVGFFEILCGILLLVGLLTRLASIPLIIIMLVAFATTKAEVLSNEGFWELLHGSRTDWAMLLGSIFLLVKGGGNWSIDKILMRHGA, from the coding sequence ATGTTCAAAAAAATCATTAATACCGACAACTCAAAAACCACAATTATAATCCGCTTGATTGTTGGTGCAGTTTTCTTTTCTGAGGGAGTTCAAAAATTTTTATTTCCAGCCATTCGTGGTGCTGGCCGCTTTGAAAAAATCGGATTTCCATCACCTGATTTTTTGGGAAGTTTTGTTGGTTTTTTCGAAATCCTATGTGGAATTTTACTTTTAGTGGGTCTGCTAACCCGTTTAGCCAGTATTCCGTTAATCATAATAATGCTTGTTGCTTTCGCAACTACCAAAGCTGAAGTATTGTCAAATGAGGGCTTCTGGGAGCTACTTCATGGAAGCCGTACTGATTGGGCAATGCTTTTAGGAAGTATATTTCTCTTAGTTAAAGGTGGCGGTAATTGGTCTATTGATAAAATCTTAATGAGGCATGGGGCGTGA
- the chrA gene encoding chromate efflux transporter gives MGRDIRIKKIAELFLKLGFIGFGGPAAHIAMMQQEVVVKRKWMSEQHFLDLLGATNLIPGPNSTEMAIHIGYDKGGWKGLLVAGLCFILPAVFISGIFAWLYKQYGQLPEIQPFIYGIKPAIIAIIIGAIFPLAKKSIKSILLAFIGIAVLVLSLFGIGEMYLMFGAGLFALGVFYIKDQKNITSQSFIPVLFFQIANNQLLSETNTRLFWVFLKIGAILYGSGYVLFAFLDTELVANGLLTRQQLMDAIAVGQFTPGPVFSSVTFIGYQINGVSGAVISTIAIFLPSFVLVALLNPLMKKMRNSKGLSASLDAVNIASVAIIIAVCLTMGKETITDWKTISIAMISAIIVFKFKIINSAFIVLGGALLGYLLYQF, from the coding sequence ATGGGGCGTGATATTCGTATAAAAAAAATTGCCGAACTCTTTCTCAAACTGGGATTCATCGGTTTTGGAGGCCCAGCAGCACATATTGCAATGATGCAGCAGGAAGTTGTCGTCAAAAGAAAATGGATGAGCGAACAGCATTTCTTAGATTTATTGGGAGCAACCAATCTTATACCCGGTCCCAATAGTACTGAAATGGCGATACACATTGGCTACGACAAAGGGGGCTGGAAAGGACTGTTGGTTGCAGGCCTTTGTTTTATTTTACCAGCGGTTTTCATTAGTGGTATTTTTGCCTGGCTGTACAAACAATACGGACAGTTACCCGAAATACAGCCGTTTATTTACGGTATCAAACCCGCCATTATTGCCATCATTATCGGAGCAATTTTTCCATTAGCCAAAAAATCGATTAAGTCAATTTTATTAGCATTTATAGGTATCGCTGTATTGGTCTTGTCTTTATTCGGGATCGGGGAAATGTATTTAATGTTTGGTGCAGGCCTTTTCGCATTGGGTGTGTTTTATATTAAAGATCAAAAAAACATTACGTCGCAAAGTTTTATTCCTGTTCTTTTTTTTCAAATTGCAAACAATCAATTACTTTCAGAAACAAACACCAGATTATTTTGGGTGTTTTTAAAAATTGGTGCTATTCTCTACGGAAGCGGTTACGTTTTATTCGCTTTTTTAGATACGGAATTGGTAGCAAACGGATTACTTACACGACAGCAATTGATGGATGCTATTGCAGTTGGCCAATTCACTCCAGGTCCTGTTTTTTCATCAGTTACATTTATTGGTTATCAAATCAATGGAGTATCCGGGGCTGTTATCTCAACGATTGCTATTTTTCTTCCATCGTTTGTATTGGTAGCATTACTTAACCCTCTGATGAAAAAAATGAGAAATTCTAAGGGGTTGTCAGCTTCACTGGATGCTGTAAATATAGCATCTGTTGCCATTATTATTGCTGTTTGTTTAACAATGGGTAAAGAAACCATTACCGATTGGAAGACAATCAGCATAGCAATGATTAGTGCTATTATCGTTTTTAAATTCAAAATAATCAACAGTGCATTCATTGTCTTGGGTGGCGCACTGCTTGGCTATCTATTATATCAATTTTAA
- a CDS encoding IS110 family transposase: protein MKILLKQTVGIDVAQKELVVSLGRMDEQISIEIYAYKVFPNTKKGFSSLVLWVNKQTLTATEVRYVMEATGVYHESLAYYLCSVQKQVSIVLPNKISNYVRTLDIRTITDKSASQAIARFGLERQLEVWQPPLKIFNDLRQLCREREQLVQERTMLKNQLHAERTSAKSSEKSVKRTNKRIALIDTQEKEIREEIAKLIKGDEVLVEKMKVISSIPGVGNLTAVTIIAETNGFELIKNKRQLVSYAGLDVREKTSGTSVKSKPRISKRGNRNLRKVLHFPALAAIRTNERFRDIFLRLVSRHGIKMKAIVAIQRKILELTFILWKNNSYYNPEYAYQILPSGAIAM, encoded by the coding sequence ATGAAGATATTATTAAAGCAGACAGTCGGAATTGATGTTGCGCAAAAGGAATTAGTTGTGTCACTTGGTCGGATGGACGAGCAGATCAGTATTGAAATTTATGCTTACAAAGTATTTCCCAATACTAAAAAAGGATTTTCCAGTCTTGTATTGTGGGTTAATAAGCAAACATTAACCGCAACGGAAGTACGTTATGTAATGGAAGCAACAGGGGTTTACCATGAATCTTTAGCCTATTATCTATGCAGTGTTCAAAAACAAGTCAGTATCGTTTTACCAAACAAAATTAGTAATTATGTGAGAACACTTGATATAAGAACGATTACTGACAAGAGTGCCTCACAAGCAATTGCCAGATTTGGTCTGGAAAGGCAATTGGAAGTTTGGCAACCTCCTCTAAAAATATTCAACGATTTGAGGCAGCTTTGTCGGGAACGTGAGCAGTTGGTACAGGAACGTACCATGTTAAAAAATCAATTGCATGCTGAACGTACTTCTGCAAAATCAAGTGAAAAGTCAGTTAAAAGAACAAACAAAAGAATAGCTTTGATTGATACGCAGGAAAAGGAGATACGGGAAGAAATTGCTAAACTCATCAAAGGAGATGAGGTACTAGTAGAAAAGATGAAAGTAATATCTTCTATACCTGGAGTTGGAAATTTGACTGCCGTCACCATTATCGCTGAAACCAACGGTTTCGAACTCATAAAAAATAAAAGGCAACTGGTCAGTTATGCGGGATTAGATGTAAGAGAAAAGACATCTGGGACCTCCGTAAAATCCAAACCACGTATATCCAAACGGGGTAATCGGAATTTAAGGAAAGTCTTGCACTTTCCGGCACTGGCTGCGATTAGAACCAATGAAAGGTTCAGAGATATCTTTTTAAGATTGGTTTCAAGGCATGGCATTAAAATGAAAGCTATTGTTGCCATCCAAAGAAAAATATTAGAATTGACTTTTATCCTCTGGAAAAACAATTCTTATTATAATCCGGAATATGCATATCAAATTTTGCCTTCTGGAGCAATAGCTATGTAA
- the traN gene encoding conjugative transposon protein TraN, which yields MKRYYEKYWTALLAVLCVQLCFPQSSLPVMDEIKACGLGITYDKTSHLIFPSEIRYADLGSELLMAGKAEDAHNVLRVKAAVRDFEQQTNLSVMTIDGHFYSFDVHYDPNPQTLNYSIRKSGSIGSEGALFENLGQSPPLMVETLMQRIYERDKRAVRHIRTRNAGVEFRLKGIYVHEGKYYLHTELRNSNNVPYRIDFLSFKIADRKKARRTAVQQTAILPLRIYRPVDQIKAGGSEHNIYVLDLFTLADGKLLLIEIFEKNGGRQLTLKIKNSDLLKACLLNNP from the coding sequence ATGAAAAGATATTATGAAAAATACTGGACGGCGCTGCTTGCAGTTCTCTGCGTCCAGCTGTGCTTTCCGCAGAGCAGCCTGCCGGTTATGGACGAGATCAAGGCCTGCGGTTTAGGCATAACCTATGACAAGACTTCGCACCTGATTTTCCCATCTGAAATCCGCTATGCGGATCTGGGAAGCGAACTGCTTATGGCAGGAAAGGCGGAAGATGCCCATAACGTGCTGCGGGTAAAGGCAGCTGTAAGGGATTTTGAGCAGCAGACCAATCTTTCGGTCATGACCATCGACGGGCATTTTTACAGTTTTGATGTGCATTATGATCCAAATCCGCAGACCCTGAACTACAGCATACGAAAGTCTGGCAGCATTGGATCTGAGGGAGCCCTTTTTGAGAATCTGGGACAAAGTCCTCCGCTGATGGTGGAAACACTGATGCAGCGCATCTATGAAAGGGACAAGCGTGCGGTTAGGCATATAAGGACAAGGAATGCCGGAGTGGAATTCAGGCTGAAAGGGATCTACGTCCATGAGGGAAAATACTATCTGCATACCGAGCTGAGAAACAGCAATAATGTGCCTTACAGGATTGATTTTCTCAGTTTCAAGATAGCCGACAGGAAGAAGGCCAGACGAACTGCGGTACAGCAGACAGCCATATTGCCTCTGCGAATCTACAGGCCGGTTGACCAGATCAAGGCTGGAGGCTCAGAGCATAACATATATGTGCTGGACCTTTTCACCCTCGCAGACGGCAAGCTGCTCCTTATCGAGATATTCGAGAAAAACGGCGGCAGGCAGCTGACCCTAAAAATTAAAAATTCGGACCTGCTGAAGGCCTGTCTTCTGAATAATCCATAG
- the traM gene encoding conjugative transposon protein TraM → MKTNEKRSGVMIRESASENQMGREDVKTGRLERLKKPLIFGLMGIVCAGCLYLIFRPSSDSGRKQEIGLNSIVPQAADNEMQGDKEKAYEQEMLEQKQEQKRNALTTLADYWKQDSVTGNEQPAAEHPVPPGRLESRESNSGLITYRNAQKELGSFYKDSGGDADMLRREVAELKSELAQRDAAPSVTVDGQLALMEKSYQMAAKYLPSASGAQPLQRADSSVRANRPSNADAPYFAGAAPQRKTAVSFLRPTAEAGADAEPGVLLNTRSFYTADAKEGEVPVRNSIKACVDQTQTVIDGSAVKVRLLEDAGVAGGTLAKGTVLTATTRMQTGRLQLKISSMVLNGTITAVDINVFDLDGQQGLAVPFSQERTAAGQMAGNMGQQSATSLMLTQSAGQQVAADLSRGVLQGISGYFSKKVKTPKVMLKAGYQLFLVSKKQ, encoded by the coding sequence ATGAAAACAAATGAGAAAAGATCAGGGGTGATGATTAGGGAATCGGCTTCGGAAAATCAAATGGGTCGGGAAGATGTGAAAACCGGCAGGCTGGAGAGGCTGAAGAAACCTCTGATATTCGGTCTGATGGGCATCGTCTGTGCGGGATGCCTCTACCTAATTTTCAGGCCTTCCTCCGACAGCGGAAGAAAGCAGGAAATAGGGCTCAACAGCATCGTTCCGCAGGCCGCGGACAATGAAATGCAGGGCGACAAGGAGAAAGCGTACGAGCAGGAGATGCTCGAGCAGAAGCAGGAGCAGAAGCGCAATGCGCTTACCACGCTGGCCGATTACTGGAAACAGGACAGCGTAACAGGAAATGAGCAGCCCGCAGCTGAACATCCAGTGCCGCCGGGAAGACTTGAATCCAGAGAATCAAATTCGGGACTCATCACGTACCGAAATGCGCAGAAAGAACTTGGAAGCTTTTACAAGGACAGCGGCGGAGATGCCGATATGCTGCGCAGGGAGGTTGCGGAGCTCAAATCGGAGCTTGCCCAGAGGGATGCCGCGCCTTCGGTGACGGTCGACGGACAGCTGGCGCTCATGGAAAAGTCGTATCAGATGGCCGCCAAGTACCTGCCTTCTGCATCTGGTGCCCAGCCGCTGCAGAGAGCTGACTCGTCTGTACGTGCAAATAGGCCATCCAATGCAGATGCGCCATATTTTGCAGGAGCTGCGCCTCAGAGGAAAACTGCAGTATCATTTCTTCGCCCTACGGCGGAAGCTGGTGCGGATGCTGAACCTGGCGTGCTGCTGAATACCCGATCTTTTTACACGGCGGATGCCAAAGAGGGGGAGGTTCCTGTCAGGAACAGCATCAAGGCCTGCGTGGACCAGACGCAGACGGTAATAGACGGGAGCGCCGTGAAGGTTCGTCTTCTGGAGGATGCCGGCGTAGCCGGCGGCACTCTCGCAAAGGGAACGGTGCTTACGGCCACGACCAGGATGCAGACCGGACGCCTTCAGCTCAAGATCAGCTCCATGGTGCTGAACGGCACCATTACTGCTGTGGATATAAACGTTTTTGACCTGGACGGGCAGCAGGGGCTTGCGGTGCCTTTTTCGCAGGAGAGAACGGCTGCCGGGCAGATGGCGGGCAATATGGGACAGCAGTCCGCAACGAGCCTGATGCTGACCCAGTCGGCAGGACAGCAGGTTGCCGCCGATCTGAGCAGGGGCGTCCTGCAGGGGATTTCCGGCTATTTCTCCAAAAAGGTAAAAACGCCCAAGGTTATGCTTAAGGCTGGGTACCAGCTTTTTCTGGTTTCGAAAAAACAATAG
- a CDS encoding nitrogen regulatory IIA protein: MKKILKNLDRWTGAFDRRWDRMPLERQHRLIRLFFWGYVLLTAAVITKVWLQRSENRRITVTGHIDNPMDRQKKERYQAVQPK; the protein is encoded by the coding sequence ATGAAGAAGATCTTAAAAAATCTGGACAGGTGGACGGGGGCTTTTGACAGGCGATGGGACAGGATGCCTCTGGAAAGGCAGCACCGGCTCATACGGCTGTTTTTTTGGGGCTATGTACTGCTGACCGCAGCAGTGATAACCAAGGTGTGGCTGCAAAGGTCAGAGAACCGCCGCATCACGGTTACCGGACATATAGATAATCCAATGGATAGGCAAAAAAAAGAGCGCTATCAGGCAGTTCAACCAAAATAA